Proteins found in one Maridesulfovibrio sp. genomic segment:
- a CDS encoding queuosine precursor transporter, which yields MLSSTFERKAFTLLTSLFIGSLVMAAVVSTKIINIFGFYAPAGVLAYSITFIVSDIISEIWGKERADEVIHCGFIALLTAIALSWAALYWTPAPFWHGQEGFASVLASTPRIVLASLLAYLVSQTNDVRLFHLLRRLTGGKHLWLRNNLSTIVSQLIDSTIFVTVAFYGTMPVADIIIGQWVAKIAIAFLDTPLVYAGVTILRQRTAVTAAS from the coding sequence ATGCTCTCTTCAACCTTTGAACGCAAAGCGTTCACCCTTCTGACGAGCCTTTTTATCGGCTCATTGGTCATGGCCGCAGTTGTATCAACCAAGATTATCAACATCTTCGGATTTTACGCACCTGCTGGGGTCCTTGCCTACTCCATAACCTTCATTGTCTCCGATATCATCAGTGAAATTTGGGGAAAGGAACGGGCCGATGAGGTCATCCACTGCGGATTCATCGCCCTTCTTACAGCCATTGCCCTTTCATGGGCCGCCCTGTACTGGACCCCGGCACCCTTCTGGCACGGCCAGGAAGGCTTTGCCAGCGTTCTTGCAAGCACCCCTCGTATTGTCCTTGCCTCACTGCTGGCTTATCTGGTCAGCCAGACAAACGATGTGCGGCTCTTCCACCTGCTACGCAGACTGACCGGAGGCAAACACCTCTGGCTGCGCAACAATCTGTCCACCATCGTATCACAGCTCATCGATTCCACAATCTTTGTGACTGTAGCCTTCTACGGAACCATGCCTGTCGCAGATATTATCATCGGACAGTGGGTTGCCAAGATAGCCATCGCCTTTCTGGACACCCCGCTGGTATACGCCGGGGTAACCATACTCCGCCAGCGGACCGCTGTAACTGCAGCATCCTGA
- the queF gene encoding preQ(1) synthase: protein MEKIKVKTTKSQDKTESLVSLGQAGATEYNYDTPGPEILETFPNNFPGRPYIISIEFPEYTSLCPVTGQPDFATIIVEYIPDELCVESKSFKIYMGAYRNHQSFMETITNNILDHFTGRLSPLWMRVKGIFSPRGGTALHVFAEQYKKESDHYEEVREVVREWKMESGRHSS from the coding sequence ATGGAGAAGATTAAAGTGAAAACTACCAAAAGTCAGGATAAGACCGAGTCGCTTGTCTCTCTCGGTCAGGCCGGAGCGACAGAGTATAATTATGATACCCCCGGTCCCGAAATACTTGAGACATTTCCTAATAATTTCCCGGGCAGGCCCTACATAATCAGCATTGAATTTCCGGAATATACCTCGCTTTGCCCGGTGACCGGACAGCCTGATTTCGCCACTATAATTGTGGAGTACATTCCCGATGAACTTTGTGTGGAATCCAAGAGTTTTAAGATTTATATGGGAGCCTACCGTAATCATCAGTCCTTCATGGAAACCATAACCAATAATATTCTCGATCACTTCACCGGACGTCTTTCCCCTTTGTGGATGCGTGTTAAGGGGATTTTTTCGCCTAGAGGCGGAACGGCCCTGCATGTTTTCGCCGAACAGTACAAGAAAGAAAGTGATCATTACGAAGAGGTTCGTGAAGTTGTAAGGGAATGGAAGATGGAATCCGGTAGACATTCTTCCTGA
- a CDS encoding metalloregulator ArsR/SmtB family transcription factor: MTATIETKSKVFKALGHPSRLAIVEALCEGELCVCDIVPIVGRDISTVSKHLSLLKEAGVLKDNKRGTNVYYSLAMECVPGFLSCLENFFALKFEQQAAAYSASFIKKL; encoded by the coding sequence ATGACCGCAACTATCGAGACAAAGTCAAAGGTCTTCAAAGCTCTGGGGCATCCCAGCAGGCTTGCCATTGTAGAGGCGCTCTGCGAAGGGGAACTCTGTGTCTGTGATATTGTTCCGATAGTTGGCCGGGATATATCCACCGTGTCTAAGCATCTATCCCTGCTCAAGGAAGCCGGAGTGCTAAAAGACAATAAACGGGGCACGAATGTTTATTATAGTCTGGCCATGGAGTGTGTCCCCGGTTTTCTCAGCTGTCTGGAGAATTTTTTTGCTCTCAAGTTTGAGCAGCAGGCTGCGGCCTACTCAGCAAGCTTTATTAAAAAGTTGTAA
- a CDS encoding permease, whose translation MEELNLKQCSCSSGSKPIKPIGLEPLGETSEPESVEETKGSSLPLGGKALWGAMVVGLLAWYALYSQLLPFSKYAAFDLFGLVPGSHLGEAVQFFVYDTPKVLMLLVLVVFGIGIIRSYVTVEWTRKVLAGKRESFGNVLAALLGVVTPFCSCSAVPLFIGFVAGGVPLGVTFSFLISAPMVNEVALVLLYGLMGWKIATLYFVTGILIAIVAGWVIGRLGMEKYVESWVKLANSQNNGPQSGMDIEERLVFGLESVKDIVGKVWMYVVLGIAAGAAIHGYVPEDMMVSIMGKGVWWAVPASVLLGIPMYTNAAGVIPIVDALLGKGAALGTVLAFMMSVIALSFPEMVILRKVLKPRLIAVFAGVVGCGILIVGYLFNMIV comes from the coding sequence ATGGAAGAGTTGAATTTAAAACAATGTTCCTGTTCCTCGGGATCAAAGCCCATAAAACCAATCGGACTGGAACCTTTGGGGGAAACCTCAGAGCCGGAATCAGTTGAAGAGACCAAAGGGTCTTCATTACCCCTCGGTGGCAAGGCTTTATGGGGGGCTATGGTCGTTGGGCTACTGGCATGGTATGCTCTTTATTCGCAATTACTGCCTTTTTCAAAGTATGCAGCCTTTGATCTGTTCGGTCTTGTGCCGGGTAGTCATCTGGGTGAGGCTGTACAGTTTTTCGTTTATGATACTCCAAAGGTGTTGATGCTGCTTGTACTGGTCGTTTTCGGCATCGGTATTATCCGCTCTTATGTAACTGTGGAATGGACCCGCAAGGTACTGGCCGGGAAACGCGAATCCTTCGGTAACGTGCTTGCCGCCCTGCTCGGTGTGGTTACTCCGTTTTGTTCCTGCTCCGCTGTCCCGCTTTTTATAGGTTTCGTAGCCGGAGGAGTTCCGCTGGGTGTTACCTTTTCATTCCTGATTTCCGCGCCGATGGTTAACGAGGTTGCCCTAGTACTGCTTTATGGACTTATGGGCTGGAAAATAGCTACCTTATACTTTGTCACCGGTATTCTCATCGCTATTGTGGCCGGCTGGGTCATAGGCCGTCTGGGTATGGAAAAGTATGTGGAAAGCTGGGTTAAGCTGGCCAATTCTCAGAATAACGGGCCGCAATCGGGTATGGATATCGAGGAACGGTTGGTATTCGGCCTTGAATCAGTAAAGGATATAGTTGGTAAAGTCTGGATGTATGTGGTGCTCGGTATTGCTGCCGGCGCTGCGATTCATGGCTATGTTCCTGAAGACATGATGGTTTCCATTATGGGTAAGGGTGTCTGGTGGGCAGTGCCCGCATCAGTCTTACTAGGCATTCCCATGTATACAAATGCCGCCGGGGTTATTCCAATTGTCGACGCTCTGCTGGGCAAGGGTGCGGCACTTGGAACCGTGTTGGCTTTCATGATGAGCGTAATCGCGCTTTCCTTTCCGGAAATGGTTATCCTGCGTAAAGTGCTCAAGCCCAGACTTATCGCCGTATTCGCCGGAGTGGTCGGGTGTGGTATCCTCATAGTCGGATACCTATTTAATATGATTGTTTAA
- a CDS encoding diguanylate cyclase: protein MNKVLVLDSSKVTTLLIQKALQQGGFVCDLAQTYEEAEKLIAENNYFVGLSSVVLKGVKAGEGIDLFIKNNIPAIAVTSTLSEDVLKDLSKKDIVDYVLKKSEHIDYIVRTVRRVSKNRGLKVMVVDDSKSVRAWLSNILGRQGLTVLQAEDGADAAEIFDRNPDIKLVLTDYTMPRMDGVQLTAHLRTLRPSDELSVIVLSSDSKSGTAPLFLKIGANDFIHKSARIEEILCRVNSNLEILELIAESRDRANKDFLTGLWNRRYFFENCEPVYKKCQEIGHGIALALLDIDYFKKVNDTYGHEAGDMVLKKFSTLLREYVGDKGLPARVGGEEFYVMLNSVAPDEIVPFLDGFRKQVEELTVSFNGQKIKFTVSIGVTSDAGGSLSNMISRADDLLYEAKTSGRNRVLSS from the coding sequence GTGAATAAAGTTCTTGTTTTGGACTCCAGCAAAGTTACAACACTGCTTATCCAGAAAGCCCTTCAGCAGGGAGGGTTTGTATGCGATCTTGCCCAAACATACGAGGAAGCAGAAAAATTAATTGCGGAAAATAACTATTTCGTCGGGCTTAGCAGTGTAGTTCTTAAGGGCGTGAAGGCCGGCGAGGGGATAGATCTGTTTATCAAAAACAATATCCCCGCTATCGCGGTGACCTCAACCCTTAGCGAGGATGTCCTGAAGGATCTGTCAAAGAAGGATATCGTGGACTATGTGCTCAAAAAGAGTGAACATATTGATTATATTGTCCGCACTGTGCGCCGGGTCTCCAAAAATAGGGGTCTGAAAGTCATGGTTGTGGATGATTCAAAATCTGTTCGTGCATGGCTTTCCAATATTCTTGGAAGGCAGGGACTCACAGTCCTTCAAGCAGAGGACGGAGCTGATGCAGCGGAAATTTTTGATCGCAATCCAGATATCAAGCTCGTTCTTACCGACTACACTATGCCTAGAATGGACGGTGTCCAGCTGACCGCGCATCTGCGTACCCTGCGTCCTTCCGATGAACTCAGCGTAATAGTTCTTTCTTCCGATTCAAAGTCTGGAACTGCTCCGCTTTTTTTGAAGATCGGGGCCAATGACTTTATTCATAAGAGCGCGCGGATTGAAGAAATTCTTTGCCGGGTTAACTCCAACCTTGAAATTCTCGAACTTATCGCTGAATCCCGCGACCGTGCCAATAAGGATTTTCTCACCGGATTGTGGAACAGGAGATATTTTTTCGAAAATTGCGAACCTGTGTATAAAAAATGTCAGGAAATCGGGCATGGAATAGCTCTGGCCCTGCTGGATATTGACTATTTCAAAAAGGTTAATGACACATACGGCCATGAAGCTGGGGATATGGTTCTTAAGAAATTCTCAACATTGCTTAGGGAATATGTAGGTGACAAGGGCTTGCCGGCCCGTGTTGGCGGTGAAGAATTTTATGTGATGTTGAATTCGGTTGCTCCCGACGAAATCGTTCCTTTTCTGGATGGATTCAGAAAGCAGGTAGAGGAACTTACAGTCTCTTTCAACGGACAGAAGATAAAAT